In Mercenaria mercenaria strain notata chromosome 13, MADL_Memer_1, whole genome shotgun sequence, a single window of DNA contains:
- the LOC123529589 gene encoding uncharacterized protein LOC123529589 — translation MASNSSEKDDLSEGERVSSDNSDSPSFTPSDKHRGRKSSHKAKKKQKRHSKYKELSQRFDRLEALVEKALTPKTAEEINSRAQEKNDTGAGAITGNEDVLSIHANSHVGGFSDSDNEDLSSNTKKCLAEIFGEDAVVGKKPHKEGLVLDESQIEIVQNSFRKEEPNFLTAFSEETFEQFPLDENCESFLKVPSLDSLVECCLTKRYGNKASFAKKKEKTLFNQPCKMVDKIGYKGQQAARMGMVINMYVQQSLGNLLQYIESEDFEKSQAVQQVKDIYAMSARLLDQVGRTGAFHHISRRAVAMTDTGLYEQHDSLEFSNLPLTGDGVFGVELEALLKSRKEKKKQVDDLIPDVQKKDLKRKFSGTQTEYNKRPAFDSRQNDSRPATLSSSSNWNNFRIPRITRDSRQDTKGYTNKPRGSFQQRRGSVGRGRLGKPAEK, via the coding sequence ATGGCATCTAATTCTTCGGAAAAAGATGATTTATCCGAAGGAGAACGTGTGTCGAGTGATAATTCAGACTCTCCGTCTTTTACGCCGAGTGACAAACACCGGGGTAGAAAATCTTCGCACAAAGCGAAGAAAAAACAGAAAAGACATTCTAAGTACAAAGAATTGTCGCAGCGTTTTGATAGACTAGAGGCTCTAGTTGAAAAAGCTTTGACTCCGAAAACAGCCGAAGAAATAAATTCTCGAGCACAGGAAAAAAATGATACCGGTGCCGGCGCCATTACCGGAAATGAAGATGTTTTGTCAATTCATGCAAATTCACATGTTGGTGGATTTTCAGACAGTGATAATGAAGATTTGTCAAGTAACACGAAAAAGTGTCTTGCTGAAATATTTGGTGAAGATGCAGTGGTAGGTAAGAAACCTCACAAAGAGGGCTTGGTGTTGGACGAATCACAAATTGAAATTGTACAAAACAGTTTCCGCAAAGAAGAACCAAACTTTCTTACAGCTTTTTCTGAAGAAACATTTGAACAGTTTCCCCTTGATGAGAATTGTGAGTCATTCTTAAAAGTACCGTCTTTAGACTCCTTAGTTGAGTGTTGCCTAACCAAACGTTATGGTAATAAAGCGTCATTTgctaagaagaaagaaaaaactctTTTTAATCAGCCGTGCAAAATGGTAGATAAAATAGGCTATAAAGGCCAACAGGCCGCTAGAATGGGAATGGTCATTAATATGTATGTACAACAAAGCTTAGGAAATTTGTTACAATACATAGAGTCCGAGGACTTTGAAAAATCCCAAGCTGTACAACAAGTCAAGGATATTTATGCCATGTCCGCTAGGCTTCTCGACCAGGTGGGAAGAACAGGGGCCTTTCATCACATAAGTCGTAGGGCGGTAGCTATGACAGATACAGGACTCTACGAACAACACGATAGTCTAGAGTTTTCCAACCTACCTTTAACTGGTGATGGTGTTTTTGGTGTTGAACTTGAAGCCTTGTTGAAGTCTCGCAAGGAGAAGAAAAAGCAAGTTGATGATTTGATCCCTGATGTTCAGAAGAAGGATCTCAAACGCAAGTTCAGTGGTACACAGACTGAATATAACAAACGTCCAGCGTTTGATTCTAGGCAGAATGATTCTAGGCCTGCTACTTTGAGTTCCAGTAGTAATTGGAATAATTTTCGCATACCAAGAATCACAAGAGATTCTAGACAAGACACCAAGGGTTATACAAATAAACCCAGGGGATCATTCCAACAACGACGAGGCAGTGTTGGTAGAGGCCGGTTGGGAAAACCAGCTGAAAAGTGA